A section of the Rhizobium sp. Pop5 genome encodes:
- a CDS encoding DMT family transporter: MSNTSARPASSASEVTTGLGLMFLSVMVSPTIDIFSKLAVVTIPSAEVTAGRFAVQALCMLPIVLWRRSFADFSWSQNLFHAIRGAIITVSMISFVTTLKYMAVADAIAIFFVEPIIVTIFGGIFLKETIGWRRYTACGVGFFGAMLIIQPSFEEVGYVALLPVLSALCVATFVLMTRVLSHKEDPWAMQFQMGIWGLLFCAALLVFGQGSGSDIFDPVMPEGSAWLYLAGVGATAATAGILGVYAYRAAPASTLAPLQYFEIVSATIFAWLVFGDFPNAVKWLGIMIIMASGFYILWRERRFASRPVSDTSEATLAP; encoded by the coding sequence ATGAGCAACACTTCCGCCCGCCCCGCTTCGTCCGCTTCCGAAGTGACGACCGGGCTTGGGCTGATGTTTCTATCGGTGATGGTCTCGCCGACCATCGACATCTTCTCCAAGCTTGCTGTCGTCACTATCCCGTCCGCAGAAGTCACCGCCGGCCGCTTCGCCGTCCAGGCGCTCTGCATGCTGCCGATCGTGCTGTGGCGGCGCAGCTTTGCCGATTTCTCCTGGAGCCAGAACCTCTTCCATGCCATCCGTGGCGCGATCATCACCGTCTCGATGATCTCCTTCGTCACCACGCTGAAATACATGGCGGTCGCCGACGCGATTGCGATCTTCTTCGTTGAGCCGATCATCGTGACGATCTTCGGCGGCATTTTCCTGAAGGAAACGATCGGCTGGCGGCGCTACACCGCCTGCGGCGTCGGCTTCTTCGGGGCGATGCTGATCATCCAGCCGAGTTTCGAGGAGGTCGGCTATGTCGCGCTCCTGCCTGTTCTCAGCGCGCTCTGCGTCGCGACCTTCGTGCTGATGACCCGCGTCCTCTCGCACAAGGAAGATCCGTGGGCGATGCAGTTTCAGATGGGCATCTGGGGCCTGCTCTTCTGCGCCGCCCTGCTTGTTTTTGGGCAGGGAAGCGGCTCCGATATCTTCGATCCCGTCATGCCCGAAGGCAGCGCCTGGCTCTACCTCGCTGGCGTCGGCGCCACCGCTGCGACGGCGGGCATCCTCGGTGTCTATGCCTATCGCGCGGCCCCGGCCTCGACGCTGGCGCCGCTGCAATATTTCGAGATCGTCTCGGCGACGATCTTCGCCTGGCTTGTTTTCGGCGACTTTCCGAATGCGGTCAAATGGCTCGGCATCATGATCATCATGGCATCGGGCTTCTACATCCTCTGGCGCGAGCGCCGCTTTGCATCCAGACCCGTATCCGATACATCTGAGGCAACGCTGGCGCCGTAG
- a CDS encoding CaiB/BaiF CoA-transferase family protein, translated as MTQTMTKKPPLAGIRVIELARVLAGPWAGQMLADLGADVIKVENPDGGDDTRQWGPPFVEGADGENLSAAYYHATNRGKRSITADLKSAEGQDLVRRLVATADVVIENFKLGGLAKYGLDYDSLRKVNPKLVYCSITGFGQTGPYAGLAGYDYIVQGMSGFMSITGEPDGQPMKAGVAIADIFTGIYAVSAIEAALIHALKSGEGQLIDMALLDVQSAVLANQNMNYLISGTAPTRLGNAHPNISPYEVVPAADGYLILAVGNDGQFRRLSAILGLEAMSGDERFFTNRARVANRGEVRRLISAETLKWQKADLLKACEDNAVPAGAINTIEEMFADPQVQARGLRIDLADAAGTVIPGVRTPVVMSETPLRYTRPSPRLGEHGQEILAELAVYERKASS; from the coding sequence ATGACGCAGACCATGACCAAAAAGCCGCCGCTTGCCGGCATCAGGGTGATCGAGCTTGCCCGCGTGCTTGCCGGCCCCTGGGCGGGGCAGATGCTTGCCGATCTCGGCGCCGATGTCATCAAGGTGGAAAATCCCGACGGCGGTGACGATACCCGCCAATGGGGCCCGCCCTTCGTTGAAGGCGCCGACGGCGAAAATCTCTCGGCCGCCTATTATCATGCCACCAATCGCGGCAAGCGCTCCATCACCGCCGACCTGAAGAGCGCGGAAGGCCAGGATCTCGTCCGCCGGCTCGTGGCCACCGCCGATGTTGTGATTGAGAATTTCAAGCTTGGCGGCCTCGCCAAATACGGGCTCGATTATGACAGCCTGCGCAAGGTGAACCCGAAGCTCGTCTATTGCTCTATCACCGGCTTCGGCCAGACCGGCCCCTATGCGGGCCTCGCCGGCTACGACTACATCGTCCAGGGCATGTCCGGCTTCATGTCGATTACAGGCGAGCCGGACGGCCAGCCGATGAAGGCGGGTGTGGCGATCGCCGATATATTCACCGGCATCTATGCCGTCTCGGCGATCGAGGCCGCGCTGATCCACGCGCTGAAATCAGGCGAAGGCCAGCTCATCGACATGGCGCTCCTCGACGTGCAGTCGGCCGTCCTTGCCAATCAGAACATGAACTACCTGATCTCCGGCACGGCACCGACCCGGCTCGGCAATGCCCATCCCAATATCTCGCCCTATGAGGTCGTGCCGGCCGCCGACGGTTATCTCATTCTTGCGGTCGGAAACGACGGCCAGTTCCGCCGCCTCTCCGCCATCCTCGGCCTGGAGGCGATGTCGGGCGACGAGCGTTTCTTCACCAACAGGGCCCGCGTCGCCAATCGCGGCGAGGTGCGCCGCCTCATCTCCGCCGAGACGCTGAAATGGCAGAAGGCGGATCTTCTGAAAGCCTGCGAGGACAACGCGGTTCCCGCCGGCGCGATCAACACGATCGAGGAAATGTTCGCCGATCCGCAGGTGCAGGCCCGCGGCTTGCGCATCGATCTGGCGGATGCCGCCGGCACCGTCATCCCCGGCGTCAGAACGCCGGTGGTCATGTCCGAGACGCCCTTGCGCTACACCAGGCCGAGCCCTCGGCTCGGCGAACACGGGCAAGAAATTCTGGCGGAACTCGCCGTGTACGAGAGGAAGGCATCGTCATGA
- a CDS encoding thiamine pyrophosphate-binding protein: MKKTGGELIVEALKANGVKRLSCVPGESFLAVLDVLRDSDIDVLVCRQEGGAAMMADCWGRLTGEPGICMVTRGPGATNASAGLHIAKQDSIPMILFIGQVQREAREREAFQEVEFRRAFTEFAKWVGEIDDAARIPEFVTRAFAIATSGRPGPVVLTLPEDMLRDEVEAPRAKRYVSVEAHPGSSQIDDLYLRLLKAERPMVILGGTRWDADAVADFQAFAERFQLPVGCSFRRQMLFDHLHPCYAGDVGIGINPALAKEIKESDLLILLGARMSEMPSSSYTLIDIPYPQQSLVHIYPDASELGRIYRPDLAICAAPADFVAALADLEAPAEPRWAERTERMHQAYLGWSKPPATGPGAVQMGPIMEWLEANTGPETIFTNGAGNYATWLHRFHRFRRFNTQSAPTSGSMGYGLPAAVAAKQLFPEREVICFAGDGCFLMHGQEFATAIRYGLPIIAIVVNNGMYGTIRMHQEREYPGRVSSTDLTNPDFAALARAYGGHGETVESTEEFAPTFERARQSGKPAIIEVKLDPEAITPTRTLSEIAQTKSR; the protein is encoded by the coding sequence ATGAAGAAGACCGGCGGGGAACTGATCGTCGAGGCGCTGAAGGCAAACGGCGTCAAACGCCTCTCCTGCGTGCCCGGCGAGAGCTTCCTTGCCGTCCTCGATGTGCTGCGCGACAGCGATATCGACGTCCTCGTCTGCCGCCAGGAAGGCGGCGCCGCGATGATGGCGGACTGCTGGGGCCGACTGACCGGCGAACCCGGCATCTGCATGGTGACCCGCGGCCCCGGCGCCACCAACGCCTCGGCCGGCCTGCACATCGCCAAACAGGACTCGATCCCGATGATCCTCTTCATCGGCCAGGTGCAGCGGGAAGCGCGCGAGCGCGAGGCCTTCCAGGAGGTCGAGTTCCGCCGCGCCTTCACCGAATTCGCCAAATGGGTGGGAGAGATCGACGATGCCGCCCGCATTCCCGAATTCGTCACCCGCGCCTTTGCGATCGCCACATCGGGCCGCCCCGGCCCCGTCGTGCTGACATTACCGGAAGACATGCTGCGCGACGAGGTGGAGGCACCCCGCGCCAAGCGCTACGTCAGCGTCGAAGCTCATCCCGGCAGCAGCCAGATCGACGACCTCTATCTGCGCCTCTTGAAGGCCGAGCGGCCGATGGTGATCCTCGGTGGCACGCGATGGGATGCCGACGCCGTTGCCGATTTCCAGGCCTTCGCGGAACGCTTTCAACTGCCCGTCGGCTGCTCCTTCCGCCGGCAGATGCTGTTTGATCATCTCCATCCCTGTTATGCCGGCGATGTCGGCATCGGCATCAATCCTGCTTTGGCAAAAGAGATCAAGGAGAGCGATCTGCTGATCCTGCTCGGCGCCCGCATGTCGGAAATGCCGTCCTCCTCCTATACGCTGATCGATATCCCCTACCCCCAGCAATCGCTGGTGCACATCTATCCCGACGCTTCCGAACTCGGCCGCATCTACCGCCCGGATCTTGCCATCTGCGCAGCGCCTGCCGATTTCGTCGCGGCCCTCGCCGATCTGGAAGCGCCGGCCGAACCGCGCTGGGCCGAGCGCACGGAGCGCATGCACCAGGCCTATCTCGGCTGGTCGAAGCCGCCGGCGACGGGTCCGGGCGCCGTCCAGATGGGGCCGATCATGGAATGGCTGGAGGCCAATACCGGGCCGGAGACGATCTTCACCAACGGCGCCGGCAACTACGCCACCTGGCTGCACCGCTTCCATCGCTTCCGCCGCTTCAACACCCAGTCGGCCCCGACCTCCGGTTCGATGGGTTACGGCCTGCCGGCTGCGGTGGCAGCCAAACAGCTCTTTCCCGAGCGCGAGGTCATCTGCTTTGCCGGCGACGGCTGCTTCCTGATGCACGGCCAGGAATTCGCCACCGCCATCCGCTACGGCCTGCCGATCATCGCAATCGTCGTCAACAACGGCATGTACGGCACGATCCGCATGCATCAGGAGCGCGAATATCCCGGGCGCGTCAGCAGCACCGATCTCACCAATCCCGACTTCGCAGCCCTTGCCCGCGCCTATGGCGGCCACGGCGAAACGGTGGAAAGCACGGAGGAATTTGCGCCGACCTTCGAGCGGGCGCGCCAAAGCGGTAAGCCGGCAATCATCGAGGTGAAGCTCGATCCCGAGGCGATCACGCCGACCAGAACGCTGTCGGAAATCGCCCAAACGAAAAGCCGGTGA
- a CDS encoding RidA family protein translates to MSIKRIDVGARMSGAVIHGNTIYLAGQVGEGESVTDQCKSALAEVDRLLAASGSNKSKILQTIIYLSDIAYFGEMNAVWEGWIDPANPPARATSEAKLAAPKYKVEFIVTAALD, encoded by the coding sequence ATGAGCATTAAGCGTATCGACGTCGGCGCGCGCATGAGCGGCGCCGTCATTCACGGCAACACGATCTATCTCGCAGGCCAGGTGGGCGAGGGCGAAAGCGTCACCGATCAGTGCAAATCGGCGCTTGCCGAAGTCGACCGGCTGCTCGCCGCTTCCGGCAGCAACAAGTCCAAGATCCTGCAGACGATCATCTACCTCTCTGATATCGCCTATTTCGGCGAGATGAATGCCGTCTGGGAAGGCTGGATCGACCCGGCAAACCCGCCGGCCCGCGCCACCAGCGAAGCCAAGCTCGCTGCGCCGAAGTACAAGGTCGAATTCATCGTCACGGCTGCGCTCGACTAA
- a CDS encoding TIGR01244 family sulfur transferase: protein MDIRQIDDEYSVSGQITLDDLDEIKALGFKSIVCHRPDHESPDQTSFSLIEARAKELGIEIAHVPVGPMGVTEEAVQGMVDALDEFPRPMLGYCRSGARSTAIYQKTHHIRN from the coding sequence ATGGATATTCGCCAGATCGACGATGAATATTCGGTTTCGGGTCAGATCACGCTCGATGATCTCGATGAGATCAAGGCGCTGGGCTTCAAATCGATCGTCTGCCACCGCCCCGACCATGAAAGCCCGGACCAGACGTCGTTTTCGCTCATCGAGGCGCGCGCCAAAGAACTCGGTATCGAGATCGCCCATGTGCCCGTCGGGCCGATGGGCGTAACGGAGGAAGCGGTGCAGGGAATGGTCGATGCGCTCGATGAATTCCCGCGGCCGATGCTCGGTTATTGCCGTTCCGGCGCGCGCTCGACGGCAATCTATCAGAAGACGCATCATATCCGTAACTGA
- a CDS encoding DUF4432 family protein, which produces MIEFAAASAPRLMLDETSVLDIGGCTVEGVDIAPKRAIPDDGDPRIDHSLEGFLFTCGPDHIRHRQPIPGRGDGKVYPLHGSASGHAAKVLWTKFENGNAECRADIDIVTVEGLPQRIERLWRIDGSTGEVSLDDRVVNTSDQIVPTFLMYHMNTGGKWLDEGTRLEGHMLENGGFPWTFGEESGGIFCVPAPATEDGFAEVRLGPIAAIGGKTLRVRFRADTLPYLQVWRNQKAPAHIIGIEPVSHRWVLRDELEAAGEFNMLAPGESRSYALSFAFV; this is translated from the coding sequence ATGATCGAATTTGCCGCCGCAAGCGCGCCGCGCCTGATGCTGGATGAGACATCGGTGCTGGATATCGGCGGATGCACCGTCGAGGGCGTCGATATCGCGCCGAAGCGGGCCATACCCGATGACGGCGATCCGCGAATCGATCATTCGCTCGAAGGTTTCCTCTTCACCTGCGGGCCGGACCATATCCGCCACCGCCAGCCGATTCCCGGCCGGGGCGACGGCAAGGTCTATCCGCTGCACGGATCGGCCTCCGGCCATGCGGCGAAGGTGCTGTGGACGAAATTCGAGAACGGCAATGCCGAATGCCGTGCCGATATCGACATCGTGACCGTGGAAGGCTTGCCGCAGCGCATCGAGCGGCTGTGGCGGATCGACGGGTCGACCGGCGAGGTGAGCCTCGATGACCGCGTCGTCAATACGAGCGACCAGATCGTGCCGACCTTTCTGATGTATCACATGAACACCGGAGGCAAATGGCTGGACGAGGGCACGCGGCTCGAAGGGCATATGCTGGAGAATGGCGGCTTTCCCTGGACCTTCGGCGAGGAGTCGGGCGGCATCTTCTGTGTCCCCGCGCCGGCGACCGAGGACGGCTTCGCGGAAGTCCGGCTCGGCCCGATCGCCGCGATCGGCGGCAAGACGCTCCGCGTGCGCTTCCGCGCCGATACTCTGCCTTATCTGCAGGTCTGGCGAAACCAGAAGGCGCCGGCCCATATCATCGGCATCGAGCCGGTTTCACACCGATGGGTCTTGCGCGACGAACTCGAGGCGGCCGGCGAGTTCAACATGCTGGCGCCAGGCGAAAGTCGCAGCTATGCGCTGAGCTTTGCCTTCGTGTAA
- a CDS encoding L,D-transpeptidase yields the protein MNRFLKSAFSLAAVLAAFAVTAPEAGAQQFRDRRQSDIVLVTPNGEILDYVPRGFAYARDRSGNRVLIDAYGNVVATEMRARGYYPPRPGPRGVDNDQYGNDPYYADDGNNGDTRYSERGAVTGGIPRDAAIERQPLGEQPYPDDNSIGNPQPGDDYASIDPDQQIPPADAPKAVPDEPIITLKNKSKPEIVALQVFLDRAGISPGVIDGHMGSNVTKGIYAYDQMTGSKLDPNDTDAILEELRMNGGLPVVSYTITPADAAGPYVAQIPEDYSQKAMLPSLAFTSTTEMLAERFHMDEAFLKEMNPGADFSVAGTIIKVVNPGEPKSGEVARIIADKARKQVFAYDGAGNLIAAYPASIGSTDTPSPSGTVTVERVAFNPGYTYNPKINFQQGGNDKILNIPPGPNGPVGTVWMALSKPTYGIHGTPEPSKIGRTQSHGCIRLTNWDATELAKMVKPGVTVEFVD from the coding sequence GTGAATCGCTTTTTGAAGTCGGCATTTTCCCTTGCGGCCGTGCTGGCGGCCTTTGCCGTTACAGCGCCCGAAGCGGGCGCACAGCAGTTCCGCGACCGCCGCCAGAGCGATATCGTGCTGGTTACGCCGAACGGCGAAATTCTCGACTATGTGCCTCGCGGCTTTGCCTATGCCCGCGACCGCAGCGGCAACCGCGTGCTGATCGATGCCTATGGCAACGTCGTCGCCACCGAAATGCGCGCCCGCGGCTATTATCCGCCGCGCCCCGGCCCGCGCGGGGTCGATAACGACCAATACGGCAACGATCCCTACTATGCCGACGACGGTAACAATGGCGATACGCGATACTCCGAGCGCGGCGCCGTAACCGGCGGCATTCCGCGCGATGCGGCGATCGAGCGACAGCCGCTTGGCGAGCAGCCCTATCCCGACGACAACAGCATCGGCAATCCGCAGCCGGGTGATGACTACGCCTCGATCGATCCCGATCAGCAGATCCCGCCCGCCGACGCGCCGAAGGCCGTACCTGATGAACCCATCATCACGCTGAAGAATAAGTCGAAGCCGGAGATCGTCGCGCTGCAGGTCTTCCTCGACCGCGCCGGCATCTCGCCCGGTGTCATCGACGGGCATATGGGCTCGAACGTCACCAAGGGGATCTATGCCTACGACCAGATGACCGGGTCGAAGCTCGACCCCAATGACACCGATGCCATTCTGGAAGAACTGCGTATGAACGGCGGCCTGCCCGTCGTCAGCTATACGATCACGCCCGCCGATGCGGCCGGCCCCTATGTCGCGCAGATTCCGGAAGACTATTCGCAGAAGGCAATGCTGCCGTCGCTCGCCTTTACCTCGACGACGGAAATGCTGGCCGAGCGCTTCCACATGGATGAAGCCTTCCTCAAGGAGATGAACCCCGGCGCTGATTTCAGCGTTGCGGGCACGATCATCAAGGTCGTCAATCCGGGCGAGCCGAAGAGCGGCGAGGTTGCCCGCATCATCGCCGACAAGGCCCGCAAGCAGGTCTTCGCTTACGACGGCGCCGGCAATCTCATTGCCGCCTACCCCGCCTCGATCGGCTCAACCGACACGCCCTCCCCCTCGGGCACCGTGACGGTCGAGCGCGTCGCGTTCAATCCCGGTTACACCTACAATCCGAAAATCAATTTCCAGCAGGGCGGCAACGACAAGATCCTCAACATTCCGCCTGGCCCGAACGGCCCGGTCGGCACGGTCTGGATGGCGCTCTCAAAGCCCACCTACGGCATCCACGGCACGCCCGAACCTTCGAAGATCGGCCGCACCCAGAGCCATGGCTGTATTCGCCTGACCAACTGGGACGCTACCGAGCTCGCCAAGATGGTCAAGCCGGGGGTGACGGTCGAATTCGTGGATTGA
- a CDS encoding ParA family protein: protein MPVITFANTKGGAGKTTAVLLLATELARKGYRVTILDADPQHWISRWHEISGHVPNVSVIDFVTTASLPQHISENKHNTDYFIVDLPGARNPLLATAVGLSDHVLIPIQGCAMDARGGAQVLELLQYLDEKAGIKIGHSVVLTRVNSMVTTRALQLVKSLLSERHVPVLDTAIIERSAFRDIFDCGGTLHTIDPVRVSNLDKARENAACFAEEMMRKLPVRLPASAHLGNSLVRSAA, encoded by the coding sequence ATGCCTGTCATTACATTCGCAAATACCAAGGGCGGCGCCGGCAAGACCACCGCTGTTCTCCTGCTCGCAACCGAGCTTGCCCGCAAGGGCTACCGCGTCACCATTCTCGATGCTGATCCACAGCACTGGATTTCGCGCTGGCACGAAATATCAGGTCATGTCCCCAATGTTTCGGTGATCGATTTCGTGACCACCGCCTCGCTGCCCCAGCATATCAGTGAGAACAAGCACAATACCGACTATTTCATCGTCGACCTGCCGGGCGCGCGCAATCCCTTGCTCGCCACCGCCGTCGGCCTTTCCGACCATGTGTTGATCCCGATCCAGGGCTGCGCGATGGATGCGCGCGGCGGCGCACAGGTGCTCGAACTGCTGCAATATCTGGATGAGAAGGCGGGCATCAAAATCGGCCATTCGGTGGTGCTCACCCGCGTCAACTCGATGGTGACGACGCGGGCGCTGCAGCTCGTCAAGTCGCTGCTCAGCGAGCGGCACGTGCCGGTGCTGGATACTGCGATCATCGAACGCTCGGCTTTCCGCGACATCTTCGATTGCGGCGGCACGCTGCACACGATCGATCCGGTGCGCGTCAGCAATCTCGACAAGGCGCGGGAGAACGCCGCCTGTTTCGCCGAGGAAATGATGCGCAAGCTGCCGGTCAGGCTGCCTGCCTCGGCCCACTTGGGAAACTCGCTGGTCCGCTCGGCGGCCTGA
- a CDS encoding iron-containing alcohol dehydrogenase, with translation MSSNITANWSYPTSVKLGRGRIKELADACKSLGIKKPLLVTDRGLASMAITKNALDILEDAGLGRAIFADVDPNPNEKNLEAGVKAFKDGGHDGVVAFGGGSGLDLGKCVAFMAGQTRPVWDFEDIGDWWTRASLEGIAPIVAVPTTAGTGSEVGRASVITNSETHVKKIIFHPKFLPGIVISDPELTVGMPKIITAGTGMDAFAHCLEAYSSPFYHPMSAGIALEGMRLVKEFLPRAYKEGTDLEARANMMSAAAMGAVAFQKGLGAIHALSHPIGAVYNTHHGMTNAVVMPAVLRFNRAAIEEKIGRAAAYLGISGGFDGFYDYVLKLRSELGVPDTLTAMGIAPDRIDELSAMAIEDPSAGGNPVAMTLENTKALFRDCF, from the coding sequence ATGAGCAGCAACATCACCGCAAACTGGAGCTACCCGACATCGGTCAAGCTCGGCCGAGGCCGGATCAAGGAACTCGCCGACGCCTGCAAGAGCCTCGGCATCAAAAAGCCGCTGCTCGTCACTGACCGCGGCCTCGCCTCGATGGCGATCACCAAGAACGCGCTCGACATCCTCGAAGATGCCGGCCTCGGCCGGGCGATCTTCGCCGATGTCGATCCGAACCCGAACGAGAAGAACCTCGAAGCCGGCGTCAAGGCTTTCAAGGACGGCGGCCATGACGGTGTCGTCGCCTTCGGCGGCGGCTCCGGCCTCGATCTTGGCAAGTGCGTGGCCTTCATGGCCGGCCAGACGCGCCCGGTCTGGGACTTCGAAGATATCGGCGACTGGTGGACGCGCGCGAGCCTCGAGGGCATCGCGCCGATCGTCGCCGTGCCGACGACGGCCGGCACCGGTTCGGAAGTCGGCCGCGCCAGCGTCATCACCAATTCCGAAACGCATGTGAAGAAGATCATCTTCCATCCGAAGTTCCTGCCCGGTATCGTCATCTCCGATCCGGAACTGACGGTCGGCATGCCGAAGATCATCACGGCCGGCACCGGCATGGATGCCTTCGCGCATTGCCTGGAAGCCTATTCCTCGCCCTTCTACCATCCGATGTCAGCCGGCATCGCACTCGAAGGCATGCGGCTCGTCAAGGAATTCCTGCCGCGCGCCTATAAGGAAGGCACCGATCTCGAAGCCCGTGCCAATATGATGTCGGCAGCGGCCATGGGCGCTGTCGCTTTCCAGAAGGGGCTCGGCGCCATCCATGCGCTGTCGCACCCGATCGGCGCCGTCTACAACACGCATCACGGCATGACCAATGCGGTTGTCATGCCGGCAGTACTGCGCTTCAACCGCGCTGCGATCGAGGAGAAGATCGGCCGGGCGGCTGCCTATCTCGGCATTTCGGGAGGCTTCGATGGCTTCTATGACTATGTGCTGAAGCTCCGCTCCGAGCTCGGCGTGCCCGATACGCTGACCGCCATGGGAATCGCCCCTGATCGTATCGACGAATTGTCGGCAATGGCGATCGAGGATCCGAGCGCCGGTGGCAACCCGGTTGCGATGACGCTTGAAAATACCAAAGCCCTTTTCAGGGATTGCTTCTGA
- a CDS encoding aldehyde dehydrogenase family protein, whose amino-acid sequence MAMIQCISPVDGSVYAERPALSLDAAKDVVARARKAQKAWAKRPLEERVQLVLKGAARLNEMSDVVVPELAWQMGRPIKYGGEYRGFNERSNYVASIAADALAPLVVEESDRFERRIEREAHGVVFVVAPWNYPYMTAINTIAPALMAGNTVVLKHASQTLLVGERLVQAFVEAGVPEDVFQNVFLDHETTSALIAAGSFNFVNFTGSVEGGRSMERAAAGTFTGLGLELGGKDPGYVMEDADLEAAVDTLMDGATYNSGQCCCGIERIYVHESLYDAFVEKSVAWVSNYKLGNPLDPETSLGPMANKRFAKVVREQIADAIAKGAKALVDPKLFPQDDGGAYLAPQVLVDVDHSMAFMREETFGPAVGIMKVKSDAEALALMNDSQYGLTASLWTKDVDRAARLGREIETGTVFMNRADYLDPALCWTGVKETGRGGSLSIIGFQNLTRPKSFHLKKVTA is encoded by the coding sequence ATGGCAATGATCCAATGCATTTCACCGGTCGACGGATCGGTTTACGCGGAGCGTCCTGCGCTTTCGCTCGACGCTGCCAAGGACGTGGTGGCGCGCGCACGCAAGGCGCAGAAGGCCTGGGCGAAGCGGCCGCTCGAAGAGCGTGTCCAACTCGTGCTGAAGGGTGCCGCGCGGTTGAACGAGATGTCCGACGTCGTCGTGCCGGAGCTTGCCTGGCAGATGGGCCGGCCGATCAAGTACGGCGGGGAATACAGAGGCTTCAACGAGCGCTCCAACTATGTCGCCTCGATCGCGGCTGATGCGTTGGCACCCCTCGTCGTGGAAGAGAGCGACCGTTTCGAGCGCCGTATCGAGCGCGAAGCGCATGGCGTCGTCTTCGTCGTCGCCCCGTGGAACTATCCCTACATGACGGCGATCAACACGATCGCGCCTGCGCTGATGGCCGGCAATACGGTGGTGCTGAAACACGCCTCGCAGACGCTTCTAGTTGGCGAGCGGCTGGTCCAGGCCTTCGTCGAGGCCGGCGTTCCGGAGGACGTGTTCCAGAACGTCTTCCTCGATCATGAGACGACGTCGGCGCTGATTGCCGCCGGCAGTTTCAACTTCGTCAACTTCACCGGATCGGTCGAAGGTGGACGGTCGATGGAGCGGGCGGCTGCCGGCACGTTTACCGGGCTCGGCCTCGAACTCGGCGGCAAGGATCCGGGTTACGTCATGGAAGACGCCGATCTCGAGGCTGCCGTCGATACGCTGATGGATGGCGCCACCTACAATTCCGGCCAGTGCTGCTGCGGCATCGAGCGCATCTATGTGCATGAATCGCTCTATGACGCCTTCGTCGAGAAATCGGTCGCCTGGGTTTCGAACTACAAGCTCGGCAATCCGCTCGATCCGGAAACTTCGCTCGGGCCGATGGCGAACAAGCGCTTTGCCAAGGTGGTGCGCGAGCAGATTGCGGACGCGATCGCGAAGGGCGCCAAGGCGCTTGTCGATCCCAAGCTTTTCCCTCAGGATGACGGCGGCGCCTATCTTGCGCCGCAGGTCCTCGTCGATGTCGACCATTCCATGGCCTTCATGCGCGAGGAGACCTTCGGCCCGGCAGTCGGCATCATGAAGGTGAAGAGCGACGCGGAGGCGCTCGCTTTGATGAATGACAGCCAGTACGGGCTGACGGCCTCGCTCTGGACCAAGGATGTCGATCGGGCTGCGCGTCTCGGCCGCGAGATCGAAACCGGTACCGTTTTCATGAACCGCGCCGACTATCTCGATCCGGCACTCTGCTGGACCGGCGTCAAGGAGACCGGCCGCGGCGGCTCGCTGTCGATCATCGGCTTCCAGAATCTGACTCGCCCGAAATCCTTCCACCTGAAGAAAGTCACAGCATGA